CCAACGAGATGAGCCGCTCGATCTCCGAGGCCTCGACCGGATCGATGAGCATCGCCGACAACATCGCCAGCGTGGCGGCCGCGGCACAGACCACCAGCGCGACCGTGGGCACCACCCAGCAGTCGGCCGAGGAACTGGCCCGGATGTCGTCCGACCTGCAGGCCCTGGTGAGCCGCTTCCGGGTCTGAGGAAACGGGCAGGCATGACCTCCGGCCCCACCGGGTACCAGAGAGCCAGAGCTGGCTACCAGAGGAAGGTCACCATGCTGAAGCAACTGCTCCAGGGCGCTGTACTCAAGCGTCTCGCTGCCAAGACGCCGATGGGAGCGGCGGCGATGATCGGTGGGAGCTGGTACTTGAGGCACCGCAAGGCGAAGAAGGCACAGCAGGCCGGCATGG
The DNA window shown above is from Cryptosporangium minutisporangium and carries:
- a CDS encoding DUF6203 family protein → MLKQLLQGAVLKRLAAKTPMGAAAMIGGSWYLRHRKAKKAQQAGMAR